In Euphorbia lathyris chromosome 9, ddEupLath1.1, whole genome shotgun sequence, the following are encoded in one genomic region:
- the LOC136206260 gene encoding probable histone H2A.5, with the protein METTVETDTKEKKGAGGRRGGERKKAVTKSVKAGLQFPVGRIGRFLRKGRYAIRYGAGAPVYLAAVLEYLAAEVLELAGNAARDNKKNRINPRHVQLAVRNDDELGKLLHGVTIASGGVLPNINPVLLPKKMKVESSESKSPKSPKQTD; encoded by the exons ATGGAAACCACAGTGGAAACCGATACAAAGGAAAAGAAGGGCGCCGGAGGAAGGAGAGGCGGTGAGAGGAAGAAGGCTGTTACCAAATCTGTCAAGGCCGGACTTCAATTTCCCGTCGGTAGGATTGGACGGTTCCTCAGAAAAGGCCGATACGCTATCAGATATGGCGCTGGAGCTCCCGTTTATCTCGCAGCTGTTCTTGAATACCTCGCCGCTGAG GTGCTAGAATTGGCAGGGAACGCCGCACGTGACAACAAGAAGAACAGGATTAACCCGAGGCATGTGCAATTAGCAGTGAGGAACGACGATGAATTGGGGAAATTGCTTCATGGTGTTACGATTGCTAGCGGCGGCGTTTTACCTAATATTAACCCAGTTCTTCTGCCCAAGAAAATGAAAGTCGAATCTTCCGAATCTAAATCGCCAAAATCTCCAAAGCAGACTGATTGA